Proteins encoded together in one Calonectris borealis chromosome W, bCalBor7.hap1.2, whole genome shotgun sequence window:
- the LOC142074746 gene encoding phospholipid-transporting ATPase IC-like has protein sequence MITERDSETTFDEDSQPNDEVMPYSDDETEDELDSRQPAVEPGQNRINRNAEESQEPLKKDCSWQVKANDEHFYEQPQFKRTIFLCFKKSKYAGNAIKTYKYNPITFLPLNLFEQFKRAANFYFLVLLILQSIPQITTLSWYTTLVPLLLVLGITAVKDLVDDIARHRMDNEVNNRICEVIRDGRFKNTKWKDIKVGDIIRLKKNTFVPADILLLSSSEPNSLCYVETAELDGETNLKFKMALEVTHRYLQEESAMADFNGLIECEEPNNRLDKFAGTLFWRNVSYSLDADKILLRGCKIRNTEFCHGVVIFAGADTKIMKNSGKTRFKRTKIDSLMNYMVYTIFVVLILLSAGLAIGHTYWEQQIGNSSWYLYDAQDFSPPYRGFLNFWGYIIVLNTMVPISLYVSVEVIRLGQSYFINWDLQMYYPEKDTAAKARTTTLNEQLGQIHYIFSDKTGTLTQNIMTFKKCCINGQRYGDCRDGAGQLQSHPEQVDFSWNMYADGKFSFYDHYLIEQIKSGKEPEIQKFFFLLAICHTVMVDTYDGQLNYQAASPDEGALVTAARNFGYVFLSRTQNTITISEMGIERTYDVLAILDFNSDRKRMSVIVRESGGNIRLYCKGADTVIYERLHSRNLKREATEEALDIFANETLRTLCLCYRDISRDEFEAWNKKFMEASVATTNRDEALDKVYEEIEKNLILLGATAIEDKLQDGVPETISRLSKADIKIWVLTGDKKETAENIGFSCELLTDETTICYGEDISALLQTRLENQRNRAGSSTHSSLRMNEPFFQGSRDRALIITGSWLNEILLEKKKKKNKLKLKFPRTAEEKKNQTEKRRRAEAYKEQQQQNFVDLACECRAVICCRVTPKQKAMVVELVKKYKKAITLAIGDGANDVNMIKTAHIGVGISGQEGMQAVMSSDYSFGQFRYLQRLLLVHGRWSYIRMCKFLRYFFYKNFAFTLVHIWYSFFNGFSAQTAYEDWFITLYNVLYSSLPVLLVGLLDQDVSDKLSLRFPGLYVLGQKDLLFNYKKFFLSLLHGAITSLIIFFIPYGAYLKTMGQDGEAPSDYQSFAVTAASSLIFVVNFQIGLDTSYWTFVNAFSVFGSIALYFGITFDFHSAGIHVLFPSGFQFTGTAPNALRQPYLWLTIILSIAICLLPVVAQRFLSMTIWPSESDRIQKNRKKFMAEEQQWKRRQSAFRRGISGRRSAYAFSHQRGYADLIASGRSIRKKRAPLDAVLGNSVTEVRDARDKS, from the exons ATGATCACAGAAAGGGATTCGGAGACCACCTTTGATGAGGATTCCCAGCCTAATGATGAGGTGATGCCATACAGTGATGATGAAACGGAGGATGAGTTGGACAGTCGGCAGCCTGCGGTTGAACCAGGGCAAAACCGAATCAACAGAAACGCCGAGGAGAGTCAAGAGCCATTGAAAAAAG ACTGCAGCTGGCAAGTTAAAGCGAATGATGAACACTTCTATGAACAGCCCCAGTTTAAGAGAACAATATTTCTGtgcttcaaaaaaagcaaatatgca GGAAATGCAATTAAGACATACAAGTACAACCCTATCACTTTTTTACCACTGAATCTGTTTGAACAGTTTAAAAGAGCAGCCAACTTCTATTTCCTCGTTCTTCTCATTTTGCAG TCGATTCCCCAAATAACTACCCTGTCATGGTATACAACGCTGGTGCCCTTACTCTTGGTGCTGGGAATAACTGCAGTCAAAGACCTAGTGGATGACATT GCTCGTCACAGGATGGACAACGAGGTTAATAATAGGATATGCGAAGTCATCAGGGATGGAAG GTTCAAAAACACAAAATGGAAAGATATTAAAGTTGGTGATATCATTCgtctgaagaaaaatactttcgTTCCT GCTGATATtttgctgctctccagctcaGAACCAAACAGTCTCTGCTATGTAGAGACAGCTGAACTAGATGG CGAGACtaacttaaaattcaaaatggCACTTGAGGTAACACACAGATACCTTCAAGAAGAAAGTGCGATGGCAGACTTCAATG GTCTAATTGAATGTGAAGAACCTAATAACCGACTGGATAAGTTTGCAGGAACATTATTCTGGAGAAACGTCAGTTATTCACTGGATGCTGATAAGATTTTGTTACGTGGGTGTAAAATCAGGAATACAGAATTCTGCCATGGAGTGGTCATATTTGCAG gtGCTGAtacaaaaattatgaaaaatagtGGAAAGACGagatttaaaaggacaaaaattgaCTCCCTTATGAATTACATGGTTTATACT ATTTTTGTCGTCCTCATCCTGCTGTCGGCTGGCCTTGCCATTGGACACACTTACTGGGAGCAGCAGATTGGCAACTCGTCGTGGTACCTCTACGATGCACAAGACTTCAGTCCTCCGTATCGTGGCTTTCTTAACTTTTGGGGATATATCATTGTTCTGAACACCATGGTTCCCATTTCCCTCTATGTGAG cgTTGAAGTGATTCGTTTGGGCCAAAGCTATTTTATAAACTGGGACCTGCAAATGTATTACCCTGAGAAGGACACGGCCGCGAAGGCCAGAACCACCACGCTGAACGAGCAGCTGGGGCAGATCCACTACATCTTCTCTGATAAGACGGGAACGCTTACACAAAACATCATGACGTTTAAAAAATGTTGCATAAACGGCCAAAGATACG GAGACTGCCGGGATGGAGCAGGGCAGCTTCAGAGCCACCCAGAG CAAGTGGATTTCAGCTGGAACATGTACGCAGATGGAAAGTTCTCGTTCTATGATCACTATCTGATAGAGCAAATAAAATCTGGAAAAGAGCCAGAAATTcaaaagttcttttttctgcttgctaTTTGTCACACAGTCATGGTTGACACTTATGATG GCCAGCTCAATTACCAAGCAGCTTCCCCAGACGAAGGGGCCCTGGTTACGGCGGCCAGAAACTTtggctatgtttttctttcacgAACACAAAATACCATCACTATAAGTGAAATGGGGATTGAAAGAACTTACGATGTCCTTGCTATCCTGGATTTCAACAGTGACAGAAAACGGATGTCTGTCATTG TAAGAGAATCAGGTGGAAATATCAGGCTATATTGTAAAGGGGCTGATACAGTAATTTATGAACGGTTGCACTCAAGGAATCTAAAGAGAGAAGCTACAGAAGAAGCACTAGAT atttttgcaaATGAAACTCTTAGGACGCTCTGCCTGTGCTATAGAGACATTAGTCGTGATGAATTTGAAGCATGGAATAAAAAGTTTATGGAGGCCAGTGTAGCTACAACTAATCGTGATGAAGCTCTGGACAAAGTATatgaggaaatagaaaaaaacttGATT CTGCTTGGTGCAACAGCTATTGAAGACAAACTACAGGATGGAGTTCCAGAAACTATTTCCAGACTTTCAAAAGCAGACATTAAAATCTGGGTGCTTACTGGTGACAAAAAAG AAACTGCTGAAAATATTGGATTTTCTTGTGAACTCTTAACAGATGAAACAACAATCTGCTATGGAGAAGATATCAG TGCTCTTCTTCAAACTAGGTTGGAAAACCAGAGGAACAGAGCTGGATCAAGTACACATTCCTCTCTAAGAATGAACGAGCCCTTCTTCCAGGGTAGTAGAGATCGTGCTTTAATAATCACTGGCTCCTGGTTG AATGAAATCCtgctagagaagaaaaagaagaaaaataaacttaaactGAAATTCCCcagaacagcagaagagaaaaaaaatcaaactgagaaGAGAAGAAGGGCTGAAGCTtacaaagaacagcagcagcagaactttGTTGATTTGGCCTGTGAATGCAGGGCTGTGATCTGCTGTCGAGTGACTCCAAAGCAGAAAGCCATGGTGGTCGAGCTTGTGAAGAAATACAAGAAAGCTATTACTCTGGCTATTGGGGACGGTGCCAATGATGTAAACATGATTAAAA CTGCCCACATTGGAGTTGGAATCAGTGGCCAAGAAGGGATGCAAGCCGTCATGTCAAGTGACTACTCTTTTGGGCAATTCCGCTACCTCCAAAGACTGCTGCTGGTCCACGGACGATGGTCTTACATTAGGATGTGCAAGTTTCTAAGATATTTTTTCTACAAAAACTTTGCTTTTACACTAGTCCACATCTGGTATTCCTTCTTTAATGGCTTTTCTGCCCAG ACAGCTTATGAAGACTGGTTCATCACGCTGTACAATGTATTGTATTCTAGTCTCCCGGTTCTGCTAGTTGGCTTGCTTGACCAG GATGTGAGCGACAAATTGAGTCTTCGGTTCCCTGGACTGTATGTTTTGGGACAGAAAGATTTACTTTTTAACTACAAGAAATTCTTTTTAAGTTTGCTTCATGGAGCTATAACTTCATTGATAATCTTTTTCATACCATATGGAGCTTACCTTAAAACTATGGGACAAGATGGCGAAGCACCTTCGGATTATCAGTCATTTGCTGTCACAGCAGCATCTTCTCTTATATTTGTCGTCAATTTTCAG attGGCTTGGATACATCTTACTGGACTTttgttaatgctttttcagtatttGGAAGTATTGCACTTTACTTTGGTATTACATTTGACTTCCATAGTGCTGGAATCCACGTTCTCTTTCCTTCTGGCTTTCAGTTCACAG GTACTGCTCCAAATGCTCTGAGACAACCGTACCTCTGGCTGACCATAATTTTATCAATTGCTATTTGCTTACTTCCTGTAGTGGCACAGCGTTTCTTATCAATGACAATTTGGCCTTCGGAAAGTGATAGA ATTCAGAAGAACCGTAAGAAATTCATGGCAGAAGAACAACAGTGGAAGCGAAGGCAGAGTGCTTTTCGCCGAGGGATATCTGGCCGTCGTTCTGCTTATGCTTTCTCCCACCAGCGGGGATATGCTGATCTTATTGCTTCTGGACGCAGCATACGGAAGAAACGGGCTCCTTTAGATGCAGTCTTAGGCAACAGTGTGACAGAAGTCAGAGATGCTCGTGACAAAAGCTGA